Within the Solibacillus silvestris genome, the region TGCATGGATTTCCGGAACAGAGCATATCCGTGAATCCATCCCGTTCCCACGTTTATTAAACCGTTTATATCCATAATTAATTTTAATTTATAAAACGAGAAAACGTCCGGAATTTTGCCGGGCGTTTTGTCGTTACGAGCGCACAAAGGGGGATTCAACTATGTCTAAAAATTTTAATCGAATCCGCGTTTGGACGGAGCAATTGCAAATTACTATTCCACAATTATTTTTTAAACATTATAGCGAACTAAATATACAAGATGACGAAGCATTAATTATTCTGCATTTACTAACGTTCGAACAGGAAGGAATCGACTTTCCGACACCAAATGATTTAATACAGCGGACCAATTTTCAATTGACGGCTATTTCTCAAATAATACAACGTTTAATGCAAAAAGGCTTTGTCGAAATTTCTCAAAGTACTGATGAATCTGGACGCCTTGCCGAGAAATATTCGATTTATCCTTTATGGGAACGACTATTGGATTTGCTGCAGTCAAAAGAACAACAACAGGTTTCAACTGCCAACAAAATGGATGAGGCAAAAATTTT harbors:
- a CDS encoding DNA replication protein; the protein is MSKNFNRIRVWTEQLQITIPQLFFKHYSELNIQDDEALIILHLLTFEQEGIDFPTPNDLIQRTNFQLTAISQIIQRLMQKGFVEISQSTDESGRLAEKYSIYPLWERLLDLLQSKEQQQVSTANKMDEAKIFQLFEQELGRLLSPMEIETIGMWMDLDQHSPEIIKAALKEAVLADKVNLRYIDRILIEWKKRNIKTLAQIEKHSEQYRKNTMTASPVQPVHQQEAVQKTEKVSFYNWLEERE